CAAAGTCAAGgcatcataaataaataaataaataaataagttgtaCACCAGCCAttctttttttctaaaaattataggataatttaaaaaaaaaaaaaacaccaacctattagggatgtaaacgggacggggcggggcggggcggggcggggatttggtttcccatccccgtccccgcctaaacagggattccccgtccccgtcccCGCCAGCTAAACGGGGATAAAAACTGTCCCCGTCCCCACCCCATGGGGAAACCGCGGGTATGGGGAATCCCCGTTTACCCGTTTACTCCTGATAATAATCTGCATAAAAGATCAATATTTATGTCCAAGCAAAAAAATGACCCTAACCAGATGGACACTCCCAAATAATCATAAATAGCAAGAGTGCATGGAATATAAACTGCAGAAAGAATTTATTTTTACTAACCTCACTTTCTTTACAAACCATCATAAAAAAAGCTAAATGtattaacaataaaaattaaataataacagGCATTTGCTCTGCCATGTCAAAAATTTTGAACAGATTCTAATTTCCGCTCTAAATAGACCAAGTGTGTATCATCTTTCCCTCCAAGTCTCCATCAAGTATCAATTTTTCATTTAATTCTTATACATAAACggggattaatcggggattcCCCGCGGGGCACAATACGGGGCGGGTTCGGGGATCCCCGCGGGGTGGGGATACCCTTTCCCATCCCAGCCCCGTCCCCGCTAACAGGGCACATATTAATTCCCGTCCCCgccccatttacatccctacaACCTATGTGGTTACACGTTTATTCCCAAATAGAAAAGGTGAAGATTAACAGTTTATTGAGAAATGAcggtgaaaataaaaataagtataCAATTATTATATATCCATTGGCAGAGTCGGATCTAGGGACAGACTGCATAGGCGGCGATCGGAATTTGTTTCAAATTTGatcattattaaaattattatggtTAAGAAATATGTAGATTTGgatttataacaaaatatagTGCTAAATTGAATGGTAAAAGCATACTGGAAGTGTTTGTGAGGGTGAGAGTGAAAATTCCTCGGTGTTTGTGAGGGTGAGAGTTTGACTCATTGGATCCGTATGTTTTggttctcattttcttttatttctaattttctttattattcctcattttcttaataatatcttattattatataaagctcttttctctttattttttatatatgttttgttttaaattttattattattattatataattttataattatttttttataatcttaATTTTTTCCTGAAACCAAAaatgttaatatatattcaatctAAAATGACTAATATATATCGATTTACTTGTTACAATTAATTTTCACTAATTTACTCATACtattgagttaattacataacaACCTGTATCGATCAAATTTTTTATGGtgagtatttttacaaaattaaaatgaaaattataatctagTAGGACAATAATTTATAAGAAGACCCGAATTAGagtattattaataaaattacaaaaattacgttaaaatgctaaaaactaaatctgctacatataagttaatcacaattttttttgtcaaactgtctaaaatatttactgtgttattaatatcggtacaaaaaaactacaaaaaaaatatatatataaaactacttcaatttatcaaaaaacttgtttgaaaagtCCGATGTGGcagttaaataacaatcaacccaattttttcaaattttgtatAGCActggactaaaattgatcttgcttggaaattTTAGGcataaatttgcacaattttatacgtttaggctaaatctgcacttcgatTAAAACGTTATTAAATTTGGCCCTACTCCCATACTTGTTTTACTATTTGGTATTTATTGTATAGGACCTCCAAAATGCTAGAGATGCCCTTTAAATTTTAAATCCGTGATTTTAACATTATCGATgggtttttatttaaattataatatttatttatgacAAAATTAAGAAGAAATAGTGTTGATCATTTTAATTGATTGAAACTTTTATATGTTAGGTCTATAAATTTACAGttaatattttgattatttaatattatattagtATAATGATAAGTAATTGCTTTTGAATTTTTGCGTTGAAGATTGAATTTGATATTTGGAGAATTAATTTATGTCAATGGTGGAgaaacaaagtaaggcttactttgttaaaaacaaagtaaacataagctaacccattatttatatattgaattgaattggaaaATAGATATTATGTTACAAAGGGTATGAATTAAGTTAggaaataaatttattatactataaatttattatactataaatttatttttttattttagttgaaCATAATTGAAATATATATCAAAATGGTATCGATTTTTCATTCTTCAGAGTCCTTCGCTATCATCGAATCGTCAATCACCAATCTAGTGATCTAAATTTTGTACCATATAATTCCAAGCTCTGCCATTGTTAAAGTAGAATAGAAAGGTCAGATGTACACAAAATGAAGATGGGAAATTACTCATTTGagaaccaaaataaaataatttaagcaCCAATAACAACCATAATGCTAGAGGCAATAAGATCGAACGTGATGGGTTATTAAGAAGTTTCTCGTTGACTGCAAAACAAACAATGTCGGATTATATTTTACAGTGAGCTAATCGAAAACTTCTTAGATGAATGAAGATTCAATTGACGGACAAACTTAATCCTACAGTCTATCAAACCACAATTTAGGTTCACTGTTAGATTGTTAGatgcaataaaaataaagataaattaattaaataatattatataactCAGTGCATTGTGTGCATTATTCCAAAACAAGATCCCCTAGACCGTCTAAGTCCGCTTAGATGCTCAAAATCGAGAATCCGTCTCAATTTTCTCCAATTAGTTCCACTTGGTATTTTTGCCCTCATTTAATTTTTAGCTGCATCGGCTCCGTCTAGGCCGATTGGACGCCACCTAGACCACCTAAGAGACGATGAAAAAAAGAGTTcatcattaataaaaaaaatatttctttattataattcacttttaaaaaaaaatatataattcacttttgaacatTATTGTATGGTTATTTGGTGAATTGTTTTATTAGTTTTAgatattttggtttaattgtgtTTTCTACTTCTTTTCATGATATTATATTGTTCCATAAGTTTTGATGAATCATATTACTTgtaaacattatattttatttgtttgaatTGTTTCaaagtattattattaaaatattaatgtttacacatttttaaaagatatatgttttaaatatatattttttctatattaaatacttttatattattatttttagatagtataagatatatatatttttttttttttttgggtagaaaaggaaaagaaaaacgaataacaacaaactacccaggaattagcctagggaagctaaccccaatcctatcttctaagagaagatgagagatgaaactaggggaaacaggaagggtagtaacgcctaacgtcccttcatggcccgccgccgccaagcgatcagcaacacgattctgctctctaaaaatgtgtctgaactatataaaaatataaatctaaTTAATCTCAGATAATCTCGAGGGATGTCCGTCCGACTAACGTCTAATGTTTTTATAATCTTGATCTGGCGGATTTTCGACTAGTTAATAACCTCATTAATTATATCAGAAATTGCCTTTAATTACAGCATTTATAGTCTTAGGAGCAACAATCAATTATTGTTATAACAATCCATTACTTAtattttgaaaagactttttttCATTCCATTTTAGATCATATTTGGTAAGGAATTTAATTTTGACATATTCTTTCATACTAAAAATCCGGTTTGCccttaaaattatactaaaaatgctAATTAACCCAATTTTCATCTAccaaatccacaaaccttgacattttcttcattttttttcatttatatatatataccaaattgGATTACAAGTAGTGGAACCCATCAATAATAATAAGTCGCAAgacaagaaaaatataaaattaattagtaaGATTTGGTAGTACATTAATGGTATAATCCAGGCTGTTATATGTAATTTATTCATTAAATAAACATGCTTATTATATCCGTGATTGATGAAGCATCACTATATAAAGAGGTTTAGTTGAGTTTGAAGATACACAACATAACACAAAACATCATATTTAAGAATGGGAACCCGGAGAGAGTATCCGGGACAATTTTCTTCGATGATTTATGCTTTAGTTTTTTGCTTTGTAGCTACTTCGGTTTTGGCTGATTATAAGCCTTACGTTTATGCTTCTCCACCTCCTCCCGAGAAATCACCACCACCTCCATATCATTATAGTTCTCCTCCACCCCCGGTGAAGTCACCACCACCTCCATACCATTACAGCTCTCCTCCACCCCCTAATAAGTCACCACCACCTCCTTACCATTACAGCTCTCCTCCACCCCCGGTGAAGTCACCACCACCTCCATACCATTACAGCTCTCCTCCACCCCCTCAGAAGTCACCACCACCTCCATATCACTACAGTTCTCCTCCACCCCCGGTGAAGTCACCACCACCTCCTTACTATTACAGCTCTCCTCCACATCCAGTGAAGTCACCACCACCTCCTTACCATTACAGCTCTCCTCCACCCCCGGTGAAGTCACCACCACCTCCATACCATTACATCTCTCCTCCACCCCGTCAGAAGTCACCACCACCTCCTTACCATTACAGCTCTCCTCCACCCCCGGTGAAGTCACCACCACCTCCATACCATTACAGCTCTCCTCCACCCCCTCAGAAGTCACCACCACCTCCTTACCATTACAGCTCTCCTCCACCTCCAGTGAAGTCACCACCACCTCCTTACCATTACAGCTCTCCTCCACCCCCGGTGAAGTCACCACCACCTCCATACCATTACAGCTCTCCTCCACCCCCTCAGAAGTCACCACCACCTCCTTACCATTACAGCTCTCCTCCACCCCCTCAGAAGTCACCACCACCTCCTTACCATTACAGCTCTCCTCCACCTCCAGTGAAGTCACCACCACCTCCTTACCATTACAGCTCTCCTCCACCCCCGGTGAAGTCACCACCACCTCCATATCACTACAGTTCTCCTCCACCCCCGGTGAAGTCACCACCACCTCCTTACTATTACAGCTCTCCTCCACATCCAGTGAAGTCACCACCACCTCCTTACCATTACAGCTCTCCTCCACCTCCGGTGAAGTCACCACCACCTCCATACCATTACAGCTCTCCTCCACCCCCTAAGAAGTCACCACCACCTCCTTACCATTACAGCTCTCCTCCACCGCCAGTGAAGTCACCACCACCTCCTTACTATTACAGCTCTCCTCCACCCCCAGTGAAGTCACCACCACCTCCTTACCATTATAGCTCTCCTCCACCCCCGGTGAAGTCACCACCACCTCCATACCATTACAGCTCTCCTCCACCCCCTCAAAAGTCACCACCACCTTCTTACCATTACAGCTCTCCTCCACCCCCAGTGAAGTCACCACCACCTCCTTACCATTATAACTCTCCTCCACCCCCGGTGAAGTCACCACCACCTCCATACCATTACAGCTCTCCTCCACCCCCTCAAAAGTCACCACCACCTCCATACCACTACAGTTCTCCTCCACCCCCGGTGAAGTCACCACCACCTCCATACCATTACATCTCTCCTCCACCCCCAACTCACTCTTCTCCTCCCCCATACTATTACATGTCTCCACCACCTCCAACCCACTACTAAGTACATTATCAAATGACATTGAAGCAAAACAAACGAGAGTTAATAATTCTCCATATCAaggttttattatttattgctGATTTACATTGTGTGTAATAACGTTAAAAGGGAGATCCATTGTGAATTCTTTTGTCTAATCAATATGTATTGTACTATTGATTTTCTTTTATGCAATGCaacaataattttattttatttttttgcaagTATTATTTTCGTTTCTTCTTTTATGTAAAACTAATTTGTTGCTTAATGAaattccaaaaataattttagttTCATGTAGATATTCTCATGTTTCTGATAGAGTAGATATTCTCATTtgtaattgtaaaaaaaaaaaaaaaacgcatATCCTTTAATGACCATGACTTTATTCATGACTAGTATCCATTTATGTATAGGGAATGAGTCTTCAGATTTCTAAAATTAGTTAAAtttaatatgatttttttttaacttaatatAATTAGGAATTATGATTATAATATAGTAACCCTCTGGTTAATTTGTGAACATGTATGAATTTGATGGATTATATATTCAAccatttaactaaaattaacaataaTATGTAGCAATATTCGGATTAATCTTTTGTTTATGGCAACATATGATAGTGGCAAAACAAATGACAACCAATTATAATGATAATTATAAAGAAACACTATTAATTAAGGGTCAAAACGAGACTTTTTCTTATTGTCTCATAATGAACTATAAAGTAATACATTAAAACGTCATTGGTTTAAATGGTTAAGGGTTTTAAATCGTTTAAGCTGGATTTCGAGTTCGAATCCTAATGTATGCAGAAAACTTTAAGTTAGAGAAGATCCACTTAAAATGGTGTTTGACTAGTCTCGAATCGAGAAATCGGACAGTGATGACTTTGGTGGTGCGGATGTCTAACTACTAATAATAAGGTGGTGGTGATGGAGATGGAGGTGGCGGGGACTTGTAGAGATAGGGTGCAAGTGGTGACGGAGATGGATGAGGTgggggagatggtgatagaggTTGTGGTGGTCGTGGGGATGGAGACGGAAGCGGTGGAGACTTATAGACAtaaggtggaggtggaggtggtgatggagatggagatggaggaggtggaggtggaggtgaaGGCGAAGGCGACGAGGGTGGAGGTGGAGAAGACTTGTAGTAATGCGGGGGAGGTGGTGGCGGAGGAGCAGAAATAGTGGTGGTGGAGGTGACTTGTGGTTCCGATGGTGGTGATGTGGCGGTGGAGGTGATGGAGATAGTGGAGGTGGTGACTTGTAAATATAAAGCGTCGGGGATGGATAATAAGACTCGTCGGCGGAGACCATATTAGCTACGAAGCTCAATACCGCCGAATACAAGACCAAGTAGTGTCGCCAAATGTTTGCCATTTTCCAATttaattagggttttgagaCTTGGATTGCACTAAGGAATTCCAGTTTATATAGTAGTCTTCTTATTGATTATTTTAGCATACAGTTAATTATTTTACTTtgctttaattttaatatttcttAAGTAATTAAGAATGAAAATTGTGTTCTCCACTAGCCTGCCTCTAAATGACTCTCAAGTTGCATGACTTAAAAAAGGACCGTTTCAAGAACAATATTCATATGAAGGAAGGTAGAATCTATATTGCATGAAAGTTTGCTTGAATTTTTATAACTTAGTGATCGGGTATTAGAGGTAAGTTGGGTtttaaatgagccgagccgctcatgaacgGTTTGATGGTCGGTTCGATAAAAGCTCAGTTCGATTCGGTTTTATTTATAAATGAGTTGAGTCGCTCATGAGCGGTTCAGTGGTCGGCACAATAAGCTCGGCTTGACTCGGTTCGATttataaatgagccgagccgctcatgagcggttcAATGGTCGGCTCGACTCGGTTCGATTTATAAATGAACCGCCCGTGAACACGATTAAGAGACTCTATTTGTGAACAACTTGAGCACGATAAAAACTCggttcgaaagctcgcgagcagactCGGTTATAGGctcgtgaacaagttcatgaacaagcttgATTATCATGACACATTATTCATAttattatgttatgttttgatgatgtgtcacgttccgttatcgataACTAAATTGAcactcttttttaaacgttaagcatatattgatgctattttgtacgtggaacttAAATTTATACTTCTCCAAAtaccatagacctattttgataccttatccctaattttGTTCATATAAGTCAAACTTTTATTTTTCTCATGTCTCTCTCATTCCGTTTGCAAACCCTACTTTATCTTTCACCAAAGCACTTGTTTTTTACAAAGCTCCTTCGATCCGTTATGGTCTCTTAATTTTACTACAAGAAAAATGACTTTTAATGACAAAAACTTAATGCGtataaaaaaactattttcattaaaatcaaaatgttGACGTTAATGGTTATAATGAAGGTAAATTATATTGCTCTATCATTAATgacaaaatatatttttgataaattttattataaattttccTCTCATTAATGGGAAAATTATCTAATATTATGGCTAGTTTCAAAGGAGATGCCCTTACTATTTCTACCCAAAAGAAAAATCTTCACCTCCTTGACTGGTGTAGGCCTAGGGAAGGGGTGGTTAAATTAAACACGGATGGTTCTTACCTTAATTCCGGTAAAATCTCTGCAAGAGGGGTTCTAAGGGATGATGGGGTGCTTGGTTGTCTGGGTTTGTTCATAATTTAGGCATGAGTTCTTCCTTTTCGGCTGAGCTTTGGGAGATTTTTTCTGGCCTAAGGTTGGCCAAGAGTCTGGGGTTAGATAAATTGCTTGTAGAATCTGACAACCTCgaggccatcaaaatgatttccgATAAGAATGTTATTTGTCTAAATAGCCGTAATTTAATCAAAGGCATTAGAAGGCtttatttttcctttgactttatCAGTTTCAGCCATGTCTTCAGAGAGTAAAAGAGGGTTGTGGATCGTTTGGCGGCTGATGGGCATGAGCGGATGTTGGGTGTCACAACCTTATCTTCTCCTCCTGGCTATTTATATTCTCTTCTTTTGGAAGATGCaatgggggttagcttccctaggctaatcccaaattaatttatttggttttttgttttgtttttgttttcttccctgttcctaccaaaaaaaattccCCTCATTAATGAGGAAAAATACTCTCATTAAgacatattttttattactataaTAAGGAAAAAACCCACAAATATTTAGTTTTATACAAACTAATAAAACTCCCTCATTATTGGTAAAACATAATTATTCTAtccatataaatattaaatactaatttaCTTTGTGaaactatttttaattttgactAATTTCTACAACCTTATAAATAAGGATTTGCTAATAATTCCTAATAGTTTTAGCATTTTCTGTTGTACAATATGTACTTGCCTAGTATGACTTTGTATGTATAATATGGTAAAGAAAGTCTGTGTTATTCATGTTGTCGGCTGAGTCAAATTTATCAATAGATAATAAAAAATGCAATCACTATATTGGTAAAATAAGATATAAACTTTTATTATATTTGGTTTCATAACATGCAGTTTTATCATGTCGGAGGTTAAAAAATCCAGGTTCCGCCACTGATAATTGATAATATTAGATGTAAATGAATAGATTAAAGTTAATAAAGTATACAAAATATAAACTGATTTCATAAACATGAAGCTTTGTAGCTTCAATAGTTTTACCATTAAATGACAAAAGAATCACAGAATAGAAATGGTTCCCAATAGAGTTAGTAGCAAACACTGTATTAATAACTTCAAACTCCATATGGATGTTATAGCTGTGAGAAAATGGCTTTGAGAAAATCGGTTTGTTTTGAAGAAAAATGCTTTGATTGGTGAGGGTATATTTGTTATTAGAGACTTTGCTATTAAGAATTTTTTTCCTATTCCACATGGAAAACTTACCAATATGTAAAAGGGTATATATAGAGTTGGCCTCAcaagccttttttttttttttttaaagcttTTCTCTTCACAATCTTTTTGGGCAATTAAACACTTTTGTTGTTCCATTATCTTTGACTTTGAGTGCACAAGTTCGAATGTctctgtgttaaccttggggagTGACCGGATTTCAAATTGCACCTCGGTCTGCTGAAACcgctttcaaggcagtggcTTCCGCCATGGCACAGTTTGATTTATGTTTTGTTGAAGATtttggtaaaatggctctttagcATTTGTTTGTCTTTTGTGACTTTAagtatcccacatgggaaactttTGAGATAGTTGAAGAGTTTATATTGGGTTGGGCCAAAAGAGttattaaattgtgtttagtaggttttacaaaataaaccacacgcgcccgctcgttcgttcgcgcgacgcccgcccGCCCGTCCCGACTGGACTGGACCCGATTTTTATTTGGcccttaaatattttaaacctttTTTACTATTTCTCAATAAGTtaaaatcctatctccactatcCCTGATTTTACTCAACCATTACGTTTTTCTCTCCTAAAACGTTGTCCACTACAACGTTCGTTTTACAGAAAATAAAAAACGAACTCTACAGAGTTCAGATACACAGAAAACTTTCCGATTACAATTTTCATCTCAATTGCGATTTCTTCTCTGGGCAATTATTATTTTGCTGTTCCAAAGCTTCGCCCTAGAGTGCACTAGTGCGACgctcgctgtgtaaaccttggtTGACGATCGGACTTCCAGATTGCACCAGAGTCTGCCGTAATCGTTTTCAACGCAGTGGTTCTGCCCACGACACAACTTTTAATTCCGATAAGTTATTTTGATTCCCTCTTTTGTACTTACAATTTGAAAACGATTATTTCTGTCCGTCATCATGTCTGCTCTAATCTCAAAAAATATTCCCGATCTCTCAAAATTAGAGCCCTTAGACGGTCTGAACTACAAAAGATGGTCTCAGAAAATGCTTATATTTTTTGAACAATTAGACCTTGATTATGTCGTCCTGTCTGATCCCCCTGTCGACCCAAATGGTCCTGCTATGTCGCTTATCGTTCAACAATATGATAATCAGTCTGCTAAATAtgaaaaagataacaaaactgTCAGAGGACATCTCCTTAATCATATGTCGAACCCACTGTTCGATATATTTGTCAACAAAAAGTCTGCGAAAGAAATCTGGGTTtctctaaaagataaatatgggtctgatgatgctggaaaaagaaaatatgttgttGGCAGGTGGTTACATTATCAGATGGTTGATCAGAAACCAATTATTGATCAAATTCACGAATATGAGAACCTTGTTGCTGAAGTTCTCAATGAAGGGATGAATATGTGTGATATGCTTCAAGCTAATGTTCTGCTGGAGAAGTTCCCTCATTCCTGGAGTGACTTCAGAAACCACCTGAAGCACAAAAAGAAAGATTTCAGCCTGTAGGAGCTTGTTAGTCATATGCGAACTGAAGAAGCAAACAGAATGAAagataagcaactttcctctatttctgtttctattaatgctaatgtggttgaatctgctGTGATTCCAAAAGACAGATCAAAAGGGCATGCAAACAAGTCCCAAAAAGGTTTCAAACAGAATAAGTCTTTCAAGCATGGAAAGGTTCAAAAGCGAAAGGTTGAATGCTTTGTGTGTGGAAAACCCGGGCACAGAGCATTTCAATGTTTccaaaggaagaaccaacaaaattcaaatcaaaatgctCACACAAAGCCTAccggacaatccaatttggtggaGAACGATGAAATCATTGCTGCTGTGGTGGTAGAGTCGAACTTGGTGGAAAACAAAACTGATTGGGTGCTCGATACTGGAGCTACCGGACACTTATGTTCAAACAGGGAGCTGTTTCATCATTTTGAGGATGCTGTTGATGGAGAGTGCGTCTACATGGGTAACACCGCAACTGCTGGTGTTGTTGGTAAAGGAACAGTCTTACTCAAATTAACTTCTGGAAAAAGTTTATCATTGAATAATGTTCTGTATGTGCCTTCACTTCGTAGGAATCTTATTTCTGGTAGTTTATTAAATAaggctggtttaaaaattacttttgagGCTGATAAGGTGATTCTTACTAAGAATGGGACCTTTGTAGGGAAAGGGTATCTAGGTGATGGGCTTTTTATCATGAACACTGTTGATGTTAACTCTATTGGAATTAATGCAAGTTCTTCTGGTTCTGCTTATTTATGTGAGTCTTTGGATGTTtggcatggtagattaggacaTGTGAACTATGCTTCTattaaaaggttgaaaaatatgcatgttattgaTATTGTCAATTCTGAGCATGAAAGAAAATGTTCTATTTGTGTAGAAGCTAAATTTGCTAAAAAGC
The DNA window shown above is from Euphorbia lathyris chromosome 1, ddEupLath1.1, whole genome shotgun sequence and carries:
- the LOC136218269 gene encoding extensin-2-like, producing MGTRREYPGQFSSMIYALVFCFVATSVLADYKPYVYASPPPPEKSPPPPYHYSSPPPPVKSPPPPYHYSSPPPPNKSPPPPYHYSSPPPPVKSPPPPYHYSSPPPPQKSPPPPYHYSSPPPPVKSPPPPYYYSSPPHPVKSPPPPYHYSSPPPPVKSPPPPYHYISPPPRQKSPPPPYHYSSPPPPVKSPPPPYHYSSPPPPQKSPPPPYHYSSPPPPVKSPPPPYHYSSPPPPVKSPPPPYHYSSPPPPQKSPPPPYHYSSPPPPQKSPPPPYHYSSPPPPVKSPPPPYHYSSPPPPVKSPPPPYHYSSPPPPVKSPPPPYYYSSPPHPVKSPPPPYHYSSPPPPVKSPPPPYHYSSPPPPKKSPPPPYHYSSPPPPVKSPPPPYYYSSPPPPVKSPPPPYHYSSPPPPVKSPPPPYHYSSPPPPQKSPPPSYHYSSPPPPVKSPPPPYHYNSPPPPVKSPPPPYHYSSPPPPQKSPPPPYHYSSPPPPVKSPPPPYHYISPPPPTHSSPPPYYYMSPPPPTHY